One segment of Dolichospermum sp. DET69 DNA contains the following:
- the ligA gene encoding NAD-dependent DNA ligase LigA, with the protein MMSTQPELKRIEELRRLLQKASYAYYVLDAPTLEDTVYDRLYRELQELETKYPELVTTDSPTQRVGERPATHFTSVRHNIPLYSLENAFNIEELQNWDQRWRRHAPSQYNDGEIEYVSELKIDGAALALTYEDGLLVRGTTRGDGIMGEEITQNVRTIRSIPLRLNFDGLENITKVEVRGEVFLPLQVFKEINEKRQKTGEQVFANPRNAVAGTLRQLDSRIVAQRQLDFCAYTLHITGLDDSSIANTQWEALELLQRLGFRVDTNHKLCHSIAEVAEYYQYWDTERLNSPYMTDGVVVKLNTFRLQEQLGFTQKFPRWAIALKYPAEEAPTRVEKITVNVGRSGALTPLAEMLPVQLAGTTVSRATLHNSDRIEQLDIRIGDTVIVRKAGEIIPEVVRVIKELRPADTQPFIMPCHCPVCGQKVVRETGEAVTRCVNASCAAILKGEIEHWVSRDALDIKGVGEKLVYQLVDKGLVHSVADLYDLTADKLGELERMGQKSAEKLINAIAQSKTQPWSRVLYGLGIRHVGSVNAQLLTEKFITVAELTTARQSDIEGVYGIGAEIAQSVYQWFRTPANQTLIDRIQAIGLQLATSTEAQAVGEINQKFVGKIFVVTGTLPTLKRDEAKALIQKSGGKITDSISKKTDFLVVGADAGSKLEKAQTLGISQLSEAQLLAMLAE; encoded by the coding sequence GATGCGCCCACTCTGGAAGATACGGTTTATGACCGACTGTATCGAGAATTGCAAGAATTAGAAACGAAGTATCCAGAATTAGTTACGACCGATAGTCCGACTCAGCGCGTTGGCGAAAGACCTGCTACCCATTTTACCTCAGTCCGCCATAATATTCCCCTCTACAGTTTGGAAAATGCTTTTAATATTGAAGAATTGCAAAATTGGGATCAGCGGTGGCGGCGACACGCACCCAGTCAGTATAATGACGGAGAAATAGAATATGTATCTGAGTTAAAAATTGATGGTGCTGCTTTAGCTTTGACTTATGAAGATGGACTTCTAGTCAGAGGTACAACTAGAGGAGATGGGATAATGGGTGAAGAGATTACCCAAAATGTGAGAACTATTCGCTCAATTCCCCTGCGTTTAAATTTTGACGGGTTGGAAAATATTACTAAGGTGGAAGTCCGAGGAGAAGTATTTCTACCTTTACAGGTATTCAAGGAAATTAACGAGAAAAGACAAAAAACCGGGGAACAGGTATTTGCTAACCCGCGCAATGCTGTAGCTGGTACGCTTAGACAATTGGATTCGCGGATTGTGGCACAGCGGCAGTTAGATTTCTGTGCCTATACTTTACATATTACGGGTTTGGATGATTCCAGTATTGCCAATACTCAATGGGAAGCTTTGGAATTGTTGCAAAGGTTGGGTTTTCGAGTTGATACCAATCATAAACTCTGCCATTCTATTGCTGAAGTGGCTGAATATTACCAATATTGGGATACAGAACGGCTGAATTCTCCCTATATGACAGATGGTGTTGTCGTCAAATTAAATACGTTTAGACTGCAAGAACAATTGGGGTTTACACAGAAATTTCCCCGCTGGGCGATCGCGTTAAAATATCCCGCTGAAGAAGCCCCAACCCGTGTAGAAAAAATTACAGTTAATGTTGGCAGAAGCGGGGCGTTAACTCCTTTAGCAGAAATGTTACCAGTACAATTAGCAGGAACAACTGTTTCCCGTGCTACCTTACATAATAGCGATCGCATTGAACAATTAGATATCCGGATTGGTGACACCGTGATTGTTCGCAAAGCTGGGGAAATCATTCCCGAAGTGGTCCGAGTTATTAAAGAATTACGTCCCGCTGACACCCAGCCTTTTATTATGCCTTGCCATTGTCCCGTTTGTGGACAAAAGGTAGTCAGGGAAACTGGAGAAGCAGTTACTAGGTGTGTAAATGCTTCTTGTGCGGCGATTCTCAAAGGAGAAATTGAACATTGGGTAAGTCGTGATGCTTTAGATATTAAAGGTGTTGGAGAAAAGTTGGTGTATCAATTAGTAGATAAGGGATTGGTTCATTCCGTTGCTGATTTATATGACTTGACAGCAGATAAATTAGGTGAATTAGAACGCATGGGGCAGAAGTCGGCGGAAAAATTGATAAATGCGATCGCCCAATCAAAAACTCAACCTTGGTCTAGAGTATTATATGGTTTAGGCATCCGTCATGTTGGCAGCGTCAACGCCCAATTATTAACAGAGAAGTTTATTACTGTTGCAGAGTTAACAACTGCAAGACAGTCAGATATTGAAGGCGTTTATGGTATCGGTGCAGAAATTGCCCAATCAGTCTATCAATGGTTTCGGACTCCAGCTAATCAAACCTTGATTGACCGCATCCAAGCCATTGGTTTACAATTAGCAACCAGCACAGAAGCTCAAGCTGTGGGCGAAATTAATCAAAAATTTGTCGGTAAAATATTTGTCGTGACTGGCACATTACCAACCTTAAAACGCGATGAAGCCAAAGCCTTAATTCAAAAATCTGGTGGTAAAATCACTGATTCAATAAGTAAAAAAACAGATTTTTTAGTTGTAGGAGCCGATGCTGGTTCTAAATTAGAGAAAGCGCAGACTTTAGGAATCAGTCAGTTGAGTGAGGCACAGTTATTGGCAATGTTGGCAGAATAG